A single window of Chitinophagales bacterium DNA harbors:
- a CDS encoding GldM family protein produces the protein MKNIFLFTTSVFLLFTSFHFNNSSENIEGLVAISTDKVNIFYIGVLNPISVAISGVPIEATKVSISKGIVSPSHIKGQYYVRVFEVGKVMVYLEGKDKQGNTVWSSSEFRVKRIPGPIAVLGRIAGHPFGSYDRTRTIGRGLLAILEDFDFDVRFEALSFEVQYVRQGEEIKTFYNEGSAFSPEILKVGDDIQIGDTYHFDKLRVIGPDSLIRELPSFTFTIKE, from the coding sequence ATGAAAAATATTTTCTTGTTTACCACCTCCGTTTTTCTCCTATTCACCTCCTTTCACTTCAATAACAGCTCAGAAAATATTGAAGGACTAGTTGCTATCAGCACCGACAAAGTAAATATCTTTTACATTGGCGTACTCAATCCCATTTCCGTAGCAATTTCGGGTGTTCCCATTGAAGCGACCAAAGTAAGTATCAGTAAAGGGATAGTTTCTCCAAGTCACATAAAAGGGCAATACTACGTGCGTGTTTTTGAAGTAGGAAAAGTCATGGTGTATTTGGAAGGTAAAGACAAACAGGGAAATACAGTTTGGAGTTCCAGTGAATTTCGGGTCAAACGAATTCCTGGCCCTATTGCAGTATTAGGTCGAATAGCCGGGCATCCTTTTGGTAGCTATGATAGAACAAGAACAATTGGTAGAGGGCTTTTGGCGATTTTAGAGGATTTTGACTTTGATGTCCGATTTGAAGCGCTAAGTTTTGAAGTACAGTATGTTCGACAAGGGGAAGAAATAAAAACTTTCTACAATGAAGGGTCAGCATTTTCTCCTGAAATTTTGAAAGTTGGCGATGATATCCAGATAGGCGATACTTATCATTTTGATAAACTTCGAGTAATAGGCCCTGACAGTTTGATACGAGAATTACCGAGTTTCACTTTCACCATCAAAGAATAA
- a CDS encoding GldM family protein: protein MQRLPRYFAIAFLLFTAFNLSFTLFSPPPTASNQIGVVSADKMNILYIGADNPISVAMADVPIEQTKVSISEGKGTLSQTAKIGIYNVDVNSPGSITIRAEGVTNQGKTVMKELGFRVKRIPDPIPKLGGKTGGRLSIDTLKALKELTVELEDFDYDGTFQLLEFEFTLAYYQHLYISNNEGSTFNERTQNLIQKAEVENVIYLDNIRVKGPDGITRKLPTASFILY, encoded by the coding sequence ATGCAAAGGCTGCCTCGATATTTTGCCATAGCTTTCCTATTGTTCACCGCCTTCAATCTGTCCTTTACCCTATTTTCTCCGCCTCCAACTGCCAGCAATCAAATTGGCGTAGTCAGTGCCGACAAAATGAATATACTGTATATCGGTGCAGACAATCCGATTTCAGTTGCTATGGCAGATGTTCCGATTGAACAGACCAAAGTGAGTATTTCGGAGGGTAAAGGAACGCTCTCCCAAACTGCTAAAATAGGTATTTACAATGTGGATGTAAATAGTCCAGGTAGCATAACGATTCGAGCAGAAGGTGTGACGAATCAGGGCAAAACGGTGATGAAAGAATTGGGTTTTCGGGTCAAGCGAATACCAGATCCTATTCCAAAATTGGGAGGGAAAACAGGAGGAAGATTATCCATTGATACATTGAAAGCACTAAAAGAATTGACAGTTGAATTGGAGGATTTCGACTATGATGGAACATTTCAGCTTTTAGAATTTGAATTTACGCTTGCTTATTATCAACACCTTTATATATCCAACAATGAAGGTTCCACTTTCAATGAGCGAACCCAAAACCTCATTCAAAAGGCAGAAGTCGAAAATGTGATATACTTGGACAATATTCGAGTGAAAGGTCCTGATGGAATAACAAGAAAATTACCAACTGCATCATTTATATTGTATTAA